From Blastocatellia bacterium, the proteins below share one genomic window:
- a CDS encoding nucleotidyltransferase domain-containing protein, with protein MPVRSSNSSVLRWPDRQTIDRATRGWAETLRRQRPHVLRIGYFGSYARGQWGVGSDLDVIVIVKASPHRFERRSAEWNTTELPIPVDLFVYTRDEWEAFDRQSRFYQTVLREAVWVYNEQCAVPEHLTPDVGRSSAGRTRSFVRLSCRL; from the coding sequence ATGCCCGTGAGGTCATCGAATTCGTCCGTCCTCAGATGGCCAGACCGACAGACTATTGATCGGGCTACACGCGGTTGGGCAGAAACCCTCAGACGTCAGCGACCACACGTCTTACGAATTGGTTATTTTGGGTCTTACGCTCGCGGCCAATGGGGCGTCGGTAGCGACCTGGATGTGATCGTCATCGTCAAAGCGTCGCCCCATCGGTTTGAGCGGAGATCAGCGGAGTGGAATACGACAGAGCTTCCCATCCCGGTTGACCTTTTCGTCTACACCCGGGACGAATGGGAAGCATTTGATCGCCAGAGCCGGTTTTATCAAACCGTCCTCCGGGAGGCGGTGTGGGTTTACAATGAGCAGTGCGCCGTTCCAGAGCACCTGACTCCAGATGTCGGGCGATCTTCGGCAGGCCGCACCCGCAGCTTCGTTCGATTGTCGTGCCGGCTTTAA
- a CDS encoding cytochrome b N-terminal domain-containing protein translates to MRDLDIPPQIAGERRVRIMGTVSNWVEERTGISRLISFLRDEPIPGGARLAYALGGALLFLFVLQAATGIVLALYYVPSADHAHASVAYIHKVVPMGGIIRGLHVYGSSAMIILLLAHLLRAYLFGAYKDRRELLWIVGLLTVPVVIGLAFTGHLLPWDQAAYFGTKVLMGEIGEVPGVGRIVRRVFLGGPDVTTLTLSRFFVLHVFLLPLLLVILVAVHLYLIRRVGRAGPYQPEETARVEPYYPGQLFKDMLVVFLVFMALLVLAVRVPAELGPQADPASDFLGRPPWYLLPLYQLLQYFPDKLAIIPTVILPVIILIGFFLLPFLDRRPERHPLRRPIAVSVMAVLLVGSVSLGVVLKLSDAADPEMSARFRAQKQETQAFLRASFIPQEIGRSVPIMMSPVKSPLVAGERVLKIYFANCAHCHGADGLGGPVAPALVKIAQTRKLSRQFIIDYVAGHNRDVLPGSMPRFKQLAAEDLAALADWLLALDKPIAAGASEPASASGTTGTVPTGAQAGAYPPPPPAFVTTCALCHGSYGEGKIGPPLIGVALKPRRSREDLLSMLEDSRQYGLKDPMPAHFPTLSSEQRQQIVDWLLLLK, encoded by the coding sequence ATGCGCGATCTCGATATTCCTCCGCAAATCGCCGGTGAAAGGAGAGTGAGGATCATGGGGACTGTCTCCAACTGGGTGGAGGAACGAACGGGAATCTCGCGCCTGATCTCATTCCTTCGAGATGAGCCTATTCCGGGAGGGGCGCGGCTGGCCTATGCCTTGGGTGGTGCATTGCTCTTTCTCTTTGTGCTCCAGGCGGCCACTGGGATCGTCCTGGCGCTGTACTATGTTCCGTCGGCAGATCATGCCCATGCCAGCGTCGCTTATATTCACAAGGTCGTGCCGATGGGGGGGATTATCCGTGGATTGCATGTGTACGGCTCCAGTGCGATGATCATCCTTTTGCTGGCTCACTTGCTGCGTGCGTACCTCTTTGGAGCTTACAAAGACCGGCGTGAGCTGCTCTGGATCGTCGGTCTTCTCACGGTCCCGGTGGTGATCGGGCTGGCTTTTACGGGGCATTTGCTGCCCTGGGATCAGGCAGCCTATTTTGGAACCAAGGTCCTGATGGGCGAAATTGGTGAAGTTCCCGGCGTCGGTCGGATCGTGCGGCGCGTCTTTCTCGGCGGCCCGGATGTGACGACGCTCACCCTCTCGCGATTTTTTGTGCTACATGTTTTTCTCTTGCCGCTTTTGCTGGTGATTCTGGTTGCCGTGCATCTCTATCTCATCCGGCGCGTGGGTCGCGCCGGACCCTATCAGCCCGAAGAGACAGCGCGCGTCGAGCCCTATTATCCCGGCCAGCTTTTTAAAGATATGCTCGTCGTCTTCCTCGTTTTCATGGCACTCCTGGTGCTCGCGGTTCGGGTGCCGGCCGAGTTGGGTCCTCAGGCGGATCCGGCATCTGATTTTCTAGGGCGGCCGCCCTGGTACCTTTTGCCCCTGTATCAGCTCTTGCAGTACTTCCCCGACAAGCTGGCGATAATCCCGACGGTCATTCTGCCGGTGATAATTTTGATCGGTTTCTTTCTGTTGCCGTTTCTTGATCGGCGACCGGAGCGGCATCCCTTACGGCGACCGATTGCCGTCAGTGTGATGGCTGTTCTTCTGGTGGGTAGTGTGAGCCTCGGAGTTGTGTTGAAATTGAGCGATGCCGCTGATCCTGAAATGAGTGCGAGGTTTCGCGCGCAGAAGCAGGAGACGCAAGCATTCCTCCGGGCCTCCTTTATCCCTCAGGAAATCGGACGTTCAGTTCCCATCATGATGTCGCCCGTGAAGAGTCCTCTCGTAGCAGGTGAGCGGGTGCTCAAGATTTATTTCGCCAACTGCGCCCATTGCCATGGGGCTGATGGTCTCGGAGGACCGGTGGCTCCAGCGCTGGTTAAGATCGCCCAGACCCGTAAGCTATCCCGACAATTCATCATTGACTACGTGGCGGGCCACAACCGAGACGTTTTGCCGGGGTCCATGCCCCGATTCAAGCAGCTCGCTGCTGAAGATCTCGCAGCACTGGCCGATTGGCTGCTGGCGCTGGACAAACCTATTGCTGCCGGAGCATCGGAACCCGCTTCGGCGAGCGGGACGACCGGCACTGTGCCGACGGGAGCGCAGGCGGGGGCTTATCCCCCTCCCCCACCGGCTTTTGTCACGACCTGTGCTCTGTGCCATGGTTCTTATGGTGAGGGGAAGATCGGACCGCCTCTGATTGGTGTCGCGCTTAAGCCACGTCGTAGTCGGGAGGATCTGCTTTCCATGCTGGAAGATTCTCGTCAGTATGGCCTGAAAGACCCGATGCCCGCTCACTTTCCGACCCTCTCGAGTGAGCAACGACAGCAAATCGTTGACTGGTTGCTTTTGCTCAAGTGA
- a CDS encoding ubiquinol-cytochrome c reductase iron-sulfur subunit, with product MTETSSYQPERGSVAFGSAREQAPAPARRSFLGILVGLMGTTIVGVLSFLFARFGLHSAWRKTSEAEEEWISVGPVDDIPVGEPIKQAVVVSQDVGWGRFNTQQLIWVVKHSRKNLVVYSAICPHQGCTINAADDGFICPCHGSAWDRRGEKLGGPAPRAMDTLDYRIQGGVLQVKYRLFRQGIAEKQPL from the coding sequence ATGACTGAGACATCCTCCTATCAACCCGAGCGCGGCTCGGTTGCCTTTGGTTCTGCGAGAGAGCAAGCGCCGGCTCCGGCCCGACGATCCTTTCTCGGCATTCTGGTCGGGCTGATGGGGACAACGATTGTGGGAGTGCTGAGTTTCCTCTTCGCTCGCTTCGGGCTGCATTCGGCCTGGAGAAAAACATCGGAGGCCGAGGAGGAGTGGATCTCGGTGGGGCCGGTTGATGACATTCCCGTCGGAGAGCCCATAAAACAGGCCGTCGTCGTGTCACAGGATGTTGGCTGGGGACGCTTCAATACGCAGCAGCTTATCTGGGTCGTGAAGCACAGCCGGAAAAACCTGGTCGTCTACTCCGCCATCTGCCCGCATCAGGGGTGCACCATCAATGCTGCCGATGATGGATTTATCTGCCCCTGTCATGGGAGTGCCTGGGACCGCCGCGGCGAGAAGCTCGGTGGGCCGGCTCCGCGCGCAATGGACACACTCGATTACCGCATCCAGGGCGGCGTGCTTCAGGTGAAATATCGCCTCTTTCGTCAGGGCATCGCGGAGAAGCAACCGCTCTGA